From Ignisphaera aggregans DSM 17230, the proteins below share one genomic window:
- a CDS encoding ribosomal-protein-alanine acetyltransferase (COGs: COG0456 Acetyltransferase~InterPro IPR000182:IPR006464~KEGG: pfu:PF0267 ribosomal protein S18 alanine acetyltransferase~PFAM: GCN5-related N-acetyltransferase~SPTR: Q8U428 Ribosomal protein s18 alanine acetyltransferase~TIGRFAM: ribosomal-protein-alanine acetyltransferase~PFAM: Acetyltransferase (GNAT) family~TIGRFAM: ribosomal-protein-alanine acetyltransferase): MNIRVAEVSDIDVIYGLETKCFRDPYPRELLRMLQALYPQLFLVAEEGNRIIGYVSGLIRTDGFGHIVSICVDPEYRRRGVGRALMVALEKRMREIFGICMFRLEVRVSNTNAIKLYESLGYKIQLRIPRYYTDGEDAYLMIKDSC, from the coding sequence ATGAATATTAGGGTTGCAGAGGTTAGTGATATAGATGTTATCTATGGTCTAGAGACAAAATGTTTTAGGGATCCATATCCAAGAGAACTTCTGAGAATGCTTCAGGCATTATATCCACAGCTATTTTTAGTTGCAGAAGAGGGTAATAGGATTATAGGCTATGTCTCAGGGCTTATAAGAACTGATGGTTTTGGGCATATAGTGTCTATATGTGTTGATCCAGAGTATAGGAGGAGGGGTGTTGGAAGAGCTCTTATGGTAGCACTAGAGAAGCGTATGAGGGAAATATTTGGTATATGTATGTTTAGATTAGAGGTAAGAGTATCTAATACCAATGCGATAAAGCTCTATGAATCTCTTGGATATAAGATTCAGCTTAGGATACCTAGATATTATACTGATGGAGAAGATGCATATCTAATGATAAAAGACTCTTGTTAA
- a CDS encoding ABC transporter related (COGs: COG1131 ABC-type multidrug transport system ATPase component~InterPro IPR003439:IPR003593:IPR017871~KEGG: smr:Smar_0169 ABC transporter related~PFAM: ABC transporter related~SMART: AAA ATPase~SPTR: A3DKX2 ABC transporter related~PFAM: ABC transporter) — MSIAVDVRDLVKIYPNGVKGVDGATFSVYDGEIFGLIGPNGAGKTTTLRIIATILQPTRGTVIVGGYDVVREADKVRRIISYLPEEAGGYKYLTGREFLEFIARLYSSRESEVVSMVDEGIRLSGLGDRINDKIKSYSKGMLRRLLVAKTLMVKPKIAILDEPTAGLDVVNAVHVRNAIRSYAKEKGVTVLMSSHNMLEVEYLCDRVAIIHNGKIMEIGSPRELKEKYSAENLEEVFIKLVGERI; from the coding sequence ATGTCTATAGCTGTAGATGTTAGGGATCTTGTTAAGATTTATCCAAATGGTGTTAAAGGTGTTGATGGAGCTACATTCTCTGTCTATGATGGAGAGATATTCGGTCTTATAGGACCTAATGGTGCTGGGAAGACAACTACTCTTAGGATTATTGCAACTATTCTTCAGCCAACACGTGGTACTGTTATTGTTGGTGGATATGATGTTGTTAGAGAGGCTGATAAGGTTAGGAGGATCATTAGCTATCTTCCTGAGGAAGCTGGTGGATATAAGTATCTCACTGGTAGAGAATTTCTAGAGTTTATAGCTAGACTGTATAGCTCTAGAGAATCTGAGGTTGTTAGCATGGTTGATGAGGGTATAAGGCTTAGTGGACTAGGGGATAGGATTAATGATAAGATTAAGAGCTATAGTAAGGGTATGCTTAGAAGACTTCTAGTTGCAAAAACTCTTATGGTTAAACCAAAGATAGCTATACTAGATGAACCTACAGCAGGTTTAGATGTTGTTAATGCTGTACATGTTAGAAATGCTATTAGAAGCTATGCAAAGGAGAAAGGGGTGACAGTTCTTATGAGTAGCCATAATATGCTTGAAGTTGAGTATCTATGTGATAGAGTAGCTATTATCCATAATGGAAAGATTATGGAGATAGGTAGCCCTAGAGAGTTAAAGGAGAAGTATAGTGCTGAAAATCTTGAGGAGGTATTCATTAAGCTTGTAGGTGAAAGAATTTGA
- a CDS encoding Radical SAM domain protein (COGs: COG2108 conserved hypothetical protein related to pyruvate formate-lyase activation~InterPro IPR007197~KEGG: hbu:Hbut_0893 hypothetical protein~PFAM: Radical SAM domain protein~SPTR: A2BL81 Conserved archaeal protein~PFAM: Radical SAM superfamily) produces MGYAHRLVSSETLGIWYGDLAKGCKLCMTGSKAVIFITGICGINCFYCPISYDRRKAGAFYIDEERIYRVEDILDELYVIRAEGASITGGEPFQRYDLTVRVIEMIKNVMGRDFHIHLYTSGFGATKSSIKYLDRIGLDEIRFHIVNDSIWRLVGYTVRETSMDVGIEIPVIPNDFDRLWRIVLKANEIGVKFVNLNELEITETNAEQISLRGYRANEDGKTVKGSRETAEEIIRRAYREGIDIAIHFCPTSFKDSIQHRNRLIRKAYTCIGWGEKVTEDGLLKRGEEEYIPLLDKCSIKIAVSRN; encoded by the coding sequence ATGGGCTATGCACATAGATTAGTTAGTAGTGAGACTCTAGGTATATGGTATGGAGATTTAGCAAAGGGCTGTAAACTATGTATGACAGGTTCAAAGGCAGTTATATTTATAACTGGTATCTGTGGCATAAACTGTTTCTACTGCCCTATAAGTTATGATAGGAGAAAAGCAGGAGCTTTCTATATAGATGAGGAGAGGATTTATAGGGTTGAGGATATACTCGATGAACTATATGTTATAAGAGCTGAAGGAGCTTCTATAACTGGTGGAGAACCTTTTCAGAGATATGATCTTACTGTAAGAGTTATAGAGATGATAAAGAATGTTATGGGTAGAGACTTCCATATACATCTATATACATCTGGATTTGGAGCAACAAAAAGCTCTATAAAATATCTCGATAGAATTGGTCTCGATGAGATAAGATTCCATATAGTTAATGATAGTATTTGGAGATTAGTAGGGTATACAGTTAGAGAGACATCTATGGATGTAGGTATAGAGATACCTGTAATCCCAAATGATTTCGATAGACTGTGGAGAATAGTGTTAAAGGCAAATGAAATAGGTGTAAAGTTTGTTAATCTAAATGAGCTTGAGATTACAGAGACAAATGCTGAACAAATCTCTTTGAGGGGCTATAGAGCTAATGAGGATGGAAAGACTGTTAAGGGTAGTAGAGAGACAGCTGAAGAGATTATTAGAAGAGCATATAGAGAGGGTATTGATATAGCTATACATTTCTGTCCAACATCATTTAAGGACTCTATCCAACATAGAAATAGATTGATAAGAAAGGCATATACCTGTATAGGATGGGGAGAGAAAGTTACAGAGGATGGACTGCTAAAAAGAGGTGAAGAGGAATACATACCTCTTCTAGACAAATGCTCTATAAAGATAGCAGTATCTAGAAACTGA
- a CDS encoding DNA polymerase beta subunit (COGs: COG2413 nucleotidyltransferase~KEGG: smr:Smar_0886 DNA polymerase beta subunit~SPTR: A3DMX6 DNA polymerase, beta domain protein region) — MNISSNDFYLDGYAREVIYDENHWRILREKRLKGIRILEALKRCGIDIAIVHGSIARGDVDTDSDIDVSLLKPYPYGIVKLCLEGNSFKIYSIVVVQPTPRHTPKIYLYLDHLEEQSISIPIVELEPIEIEYYRFSGMATLNDLYMDRRVCGVNKELMFIEPTDRGHREFPVIGYEGYVAKRLGISINVVRDRVEALTRRAREGHTGLFIEREIPYFEEIERAIEELCSENTLFRRKVEKYGLCT, encoded by the coding sequence ATGAATATAAGTAGTAATGATTTTTATCTTGATGGCTATGCTAGAGAAGTTATATATGATGAGAATCACTGGAGAATCCTAAGGGAGAAGAGGCTAAAGGGCATAAGGATTCTTGAGGCTCTGAAGAGGTGTGGTATAGATATAGCTATCGTTCATGGAAGTATTGCTAGAGGTGATGTAGACACTGATAGTGATATTGATGTATCTCTACTTAAGCCTTATCCATATGGAATTGTCAAACTCTGTTTGGAGGGTAACAGCTTTAAGATCTATAGTATTGTGGTTGTTCAGCCAACACCTCGACATACACCAAAGATCTATCTATATCTTGATCATCTAGAGGAGCAAAGTATATCTATACCAATAGTAGAGCTTGAGCCTATAGAGATTGAGTACTATAGGTTTAGCGGTATGGCGACTCTTAATGATCTATATATGGATCGAAGGGTTTGTGGAGTAAATAAGGAGCTTATGTTTATAGAGCCTACAGATAGGGGGCATAGAGAATTTCCTGTTATAGGTTATGAGGGCTATGTAGCTAAAAGACTTGGTATATCTATAAATGTTGTTAGGGATAGAGTTGAAGCTCTTACTAGAAGAGCTAGAGAGGGGCATACAGGTCTCTTCATAGAGAGGGAGATACCGTATTTCGAGGAGATTGAGAGGGCTATTGAGGAGCTATGTAGTGAGAATACATTGTTTAGAAGAAAGGTTGAGAAATATGGGCTATGCACATAG
- a CDS encoding peptidase M50 (InterPro IPR001193:IPR008915:IPR006025~KEGG: sso:SSO0087 hypothetical protein~PFAM: peptidase M50~SPTR: P95972 Putative uncharacterized protein~PFAM: Peptidase family M50), whose translation MIDIVMLIVIYIVLTSIIYIVTRGKDIAIYGKRIRFIPGGFLAFIGKEKTPIVHRPVGKKVSLILIITMVLGMAIFYIFFLPIILRETIFSYIFYATGKTSTPPQPSVVPIPMIFMFRDILIYIIVAIGIGVIVHEVAHAIIALREGIKLRSWGIGIVFLMPLAFVELDEEQFNRAPARSRLNIVSAGSFANALIALIAFILLISLRYYIVQIFGNPVIVPMVTSIDCSLCNTNPICPARVFGAPTIIYSINGTRLYSSLQIGQILLHTQLNSTIPITICSAGGECKNISIVLDAYNEEIFNRNGTKVPCLGVRLQDVIAFERNGHIYVNQMIIELTNYLAYIFMINLSLYAFNAIPLIISDGSLFISILSELFRWLKPLSRSRVIDIINIFIIAIATGISTYLLLRP comes from the coding sequence ATGATAGATATAGTAATGCTTATAGTGATATATATAGTTTTAACATCAATAATATATATAGTGACTAGAGGTAAGGATATAGCTATCTATGGAAAGAGGATAAGGTTTATCCCAGGAGGATTCCTAGCCTTTATAGGCAAAGAAAAAACTCCTATTGTACATCGTCCAGTTGGGAAGAAAGTATCATTAATACTTATAATTACTATGGTCTTGGGTATGGCTATATTCTACATATTCTTTCTACCAATTATACTAAGAGAAACAATATTTTCATATATATTCTATGCAACTGGAAAAACATCTACACCTCCACAACCATCAGTAGTTCCAATACCAATGATCTTTATGTTTAGAGATATACTGATTTATATCATTGTCGCTATAGGAATAGGGGTAATAGTTCATGAAGTTGCTCATGCAATTATAGCTCTGAGAGAAGGTATTAAGCTTAGAAGCTGGGGTATTGGAATAGTATTTCTAATGCCATTAGCATTTGTAGAACTAGATGAAGAACAATTCAATAGAGCTCCAGCAAGAAGTAGACTAAATATAGTTTCAGCAGGTTCTTTTGCAAATGCTCTAATAGCTCTAATAGCATTTATTCTCTTAATATCTCTAAGATATTATATTGTACAGATCTTTGGAAATCCCGTTATAGTCCCCATGGTCACATCAATAGACTGCTCTCTCTGTAATACAAATCCTATATGTCCAGCTAGAGTATTTGGAGCACCAACAATAATATATTCTATAAATGGCACTAGACTCTATAGCTCTCTACAAATAGGACAGATATTACTTCACACACAGCTTAACTCTACAATACCAATAACCATATGTTCTGCTGGTGGAGAATGCAAAAATATTTCAATAGTATTAGATGCCTATAATGAAGAGATATTCAATAGAAATGGAACAAAAGTCCCATGCCTAGGAGTAAGACTACAAGATGTAATAGCATTTGAGAGAAATGGGCATATATATGTTAATCAGATGATAATCGAATTAACAAATTATTTAGCATATATATTTATGATTAATTTAAGCCTCTATGCATTTAATGCAATACCACTCATAATATCTGATGGCAGTCTCTTTATATCTATATTATCAGAGTTATTCAGATGGCTAAAGCCATTATCTAGATCAAGGGTTATAGATATCATAAATATCTTCATAATAGCTATAGCAACAGGTATATCAACATATCTATTGTTGAGGCCTTAG
- a CDS encoding DNA primase (COGs: COG0358 DNA primase~InterPro IPR006171:IPR006154~KEGG: hbu:Hbut_0890 DNA primase~PFAM: TOPRIM domain protein~SMART: Toprim sub domain protein~SPTR: A2BL78 UPF0095 protein Hbut_0890~PFAM: Toprim domain) — protein MSKYIIRAKIEVDGEVEKSDIIGAIFGYTEGIFGEEFDLRDLQDKGRIGRISVDVKTQGGKTIGEILIPSNLDRIETALLAAMIENVEKVGPYSARIQVVDIVDIRAERIKKIMERATEIAKKFFVEKAPDLKEIINNISESVRIAELVYYGPEKLPAGPDIDKSDTIIVVEGRADVLNMLRYGYRNVIALEGAHGSKVPETIIKLASKKNVILFVDGDRAGELIAKEVIRVADIDLVARAPPGKEVEELTSKEIAKALKNAIPAKQFLESLEKEKKVEIQETVAEAKPQIQQILEAVAEVKPKVEVPKPEVAPPTETMEIPLSIIEEGKKLMGTLEAILIDQNWNIIERVPVRDLIDKIQQIEPGKILGILFDGIVTQRLLDVASSKGIKLLIGVRIGSIAKKPENIIVMTFQDIFGISS, from the coding sequence ATGTCTAAATATATTATTAGAGCAAAAATAGAGGTTGATGGGGAGGTAGAGAAATCTGATATAATAGGAGCTATATTTGGATATACAGAGGGTATATTTGGAGAGGAATTTGATCTTAGGGATCTACAGGATAAGGGTAGGATTGGGAGGATAAGTGTTGATGTAAAAACACAGGGAGGAAAGACTATAGGGGAAATACTAATACCCTCGAATTTAGATAGAATAGAAACAGCTCTACTAGCAGCTATGATAGAAAATGTTGAGAAGGTAGGACCATATTCAGCAAGAATACAGGTAGTAGATATTGTTGATATTAGAGCTGAAAGGATAAAGAAGATTATGGAGAGAGCAACAGAGATAGCGAAAAAGTTCTTTGTAGAGAAAGCACCTGATCTAAAGGAGATTATAAATAATATTTCAGAGAGTGTTAGAATTGCAGAGCTAGTCTACTATGGACCTGAAAAACTTCCTGCTGGTCCAGATATAGATAAGAGTGATACTATTATAGTTGTTGAGGGAAGAGCTGATGTACTAAACATGCTTAGATATGGATATAGAAATGTTATAGCTCTTGAAGGTGCTCATGGATCAAAGGTTCCTGAGACAATAATTAAATTAGCATCTAAGAAAAACGTTATACTATTTGTCGATGGTGATAGAGCAGGTGAGCTTATTGCTAAAGAGGTTATAAGAGTTGCTGATATAGATCTTGTTGCAAGAGCTCCACCTGGTAAGGAGGTAGAGGAGCTGACATCAAAGGAAATTGCAAAAGCATTAAAGAATGCTATACCAGCTAAGCAATTTCTAGAGTCTCTAGAGAAAGAGAAGAAGGTAGAGATACAGGAAACTGTAGCTGAAGCAAAGCCACAGATACAACAAATTCTTGAAGCTGTGGCTGAGGTAAAACCCAAGGTAGAAGTTCCAAAGCCTGAGGTAGCTCCTCCAACAGAGACTATGGAGATACCATTAAGTATTATAGAAGAGGGGAAAAAGCTTATGGGAACCCTAGAAGCAATACTAATTGATCAAAATTGGAATATTATTGAGAGAGTCCCTGTGAGAGATCTTATAGATAAGATTCAGCAGATAGAGCCTGGGAAGATACTTGGTATATTATTCGATGGCATTGTTACCCAAAGACTATTAGATGTTGCATCATCTAAAGGGATAAAGCTATTGATAGGTGTTAGAATAGGTAGTATAGCTAAGAAGCCTGAAAACATTATTGTAATGACATTCCAAGACATTTTTGGTATATCGAGCTAG
- a CDS encoding conserved hypothetical protein (COGs: COG5550 aspartyl protease~InterPro IPR001969~KEGG: cma:Cmaq_1783 hypothetical protein~SPTR: A8MAX7 Putative uncharacterized protein~PFAM: Retroviral aspartyl protease~TIGRFAM: conserved hypothetical protein TIGR02281), with protein MGHVWVKARIGDPSKRRVIEVDALVDTGATLTAIPRRLANELGLEVTGKVPVMTAGGRIELERTRVWIELEGKEDIVSAVISDVIDKVLIGVTVLEVLGLQVDPVTGRLKEWTILLY; from the coding sequence ATGGGCCATGTATGGGTTAAGGCGAGAATTGGGGATCCTAGTAAGAGGAGAGTCATTGAAGTTGATGCTCTTGTTGATACCGGTGCAACACTGACTGCTATACCCCGTAGACTTGCTAACGAGTTGGGACTAGAGGTTACAGGTAAGGTACCAGTAATGACCGCTGGTGGTAGGATTGAGCTTGAGAGAACAAGAGTTTGGATTGAGCTCGAGGGTAAGGAAGATATTGTATCTGCAGTCATATCAGATGTTATAGATAAGGTGTTGATAGGTGTTACGGTCCTTGAAGTCTTGGGACTTCAGGTAGATCCTGTTACAGGTAGACTTAAGGAGTGGACCATATTACTCTACTAA
- a CDS encoding replicative DNA polymerase I (COGs: COG0417 DNA polymerase elongation subunit (family B)~InterProIPR017966:IPR006134:IPR006133:IPR006172:IPR 017964:IPR004578~KEGG: smr:Smar_0888 DNA polymerase II~PFAM: DNA polymerase B region; DNA polymerase B exonuclease~PRIAM: DNA-directed DNA polymerase~SMART: DNA-directed DNA polymerase B~SPTR: A3DMX8 DNA polymerase~TIGRFAM: DNA polymerase Pol2~PFAM: DNA polymerase family B; DNA polymerase family B, exonuclease domain~TIGRFAM: DNA polymerase (pol2)), whose product MSASDIEIYILDASYEVIGGEPHIVIWGIDRDGRRVLLRDRRFRPYFYAIIDKNFYDKIDILLSSIKRLSRPRSPITSLEIVDKKFFGKPVKAIRITTMLPEAVREYRDDVSKIPGIERVVEADIRFSMRYLIDNDIYPCTWHRFRVVERPRSGEYRVDAEYEVIDILHRVEEFVPPRLRVLAFDIEVYNPRGIPKANKDPIIIISLYNSDGEYIEFTANDKDDRNLIKSFIDYVLKYDPDIIVGYNSNRFDWPYLIERSRFLGIKLDVSRRRGVEPSPSVHGHISVPGRLNVDLYDFAEEMSEIKIKSLDEVAEYLGVMKKSERTNVPWYEIYRYWDDEKLRPILLRYARDDAISTYGIAEKILPFAIQLSSVTGIPLDQVGTASVGFRLEWFLIRIAYMRDELVPNRIEREYEPYRGAIVLEPKKGVHEDIAVLDFSAMYPSIMMKYNIGPDTLVKDPEICKEDKCFEAPETGYKFVKEPSAFFKIALEILVKARKIVREQLKKYSVDSIEYRVLDARQRALKILANACYGYMGWVGARWYCRECAEAVTDFGRETIRKAIDIARNLGLAVIYGDTDSLFVKYDKEKIDKLIKTVEDVLGLEIKIDKIYRRVFFTEAKKRYIGLTDDGRIDVVGFEAVRGDWAEIAKELQEKTADIVLKTMDPKKAVEFVRNEIEKLRKGVSEGSIPIDGFIIWKTITKPLKEYEVDAPHVVAAKYLEKAGYRVEVGDKIGYVIIRGSGKISDRARPYINVDVRDIDIDYYIEHQIIPAVIRILGYFGITEKHLKTVGRTGRSLFDYRK is encoded by the coding sequence ATGTCTGCTAGTGATATAGAGATATACATACTTGATGCTAGTTATGAGGTTATTGGGGGAGAGCCCCATATAGTTATATGGGGTATTGATAGAGATGGTAGAAGAGTTCTTCTTAGGGATAGGAGGTTTAGACCATACTTCTATGCTATTATAGATAAGAATTTCTATGATAAGATAGATATATTGCTATCATCTATAAAGAGGCTTAGTAGACCTAGATCACCAATAACATCTCTTGAGATTGTTGATAAGAAGTTCTTTGGTAAACCTGTCAAAGCTATAAGAATTACTACTATGCTTCCTGAAGCTGTTCGTGAATATAGAGATGATGTTTCTAAGATACCGGGTATAGAGAGAGTTGTTGAGGCTGATATAAGATTCTCTATGCGTTATCTTATTGATAACGATATATATCCATGTACATGGCATAGATTTAGAGTTGTAGAAAGACCTAGATCTGGTGAGTATAGAGTTGATGCAGAGTATGAGGTTATAGATATTTTGCATAGGGTTGAAGAATTTGTTCCACCTAGGTTAAGGGTATTAGCATTTGATATAGAGGTTTATAATCCTAGGGGTATACCCAAGGCTAATAAGGATCCCATAATCATTATATCTCTGTACAACTCTGATGGAGAGTATATAGAGTTTACAGCAAATGATAAAGATGATAGGAATCTTATCAAGAGTTTCATAGACTATGTACTTAAATATGATCCAGATATTATTGTTGGATATAATTCAAATAGATTTGATTGGCCATATCTTATAGAGAGAAGTAGATTTCTTGGGATAAAACTCGATGTATCTAGAAGAAGGGGTGTAGAGCCATCACCTAGTGTCCATGGACATATCTCTGTTCCTGGAAGACTAAATGTAGATCTATATGATTTTGCTGAGGAAATGAGTGAGATAAAGATTAAGAGTCTTGATGAGGTAGCAGAATATCTAGGTGTTATGAAGAAGAGTGAGAGAACTAATGTTCCATGGTATGAGATCTATAGGTATTGGGATGATGAGAAGCTTAGACCTATACTTCTAAGATATGCTAGAGATGATGCTATTTCTACATATGGTATAGCTGAAAAGATACTTCCATTTGCTATTCAGCTATCTAGTGTAACAGGTATTCCACTTGATCAGGTTGGAACTGCTAGTGTTGGTTTTAGACTTGAATGGTTCTTGATTAGAATTGCATATATGAGAGATGAGCTTGTTCCAAATAGAATTGAGAGAGAGTATGAGCCTTATAGAGGTGCTATAGTTCTTGAGCCAAAGAAGGGTGTTCATGAGGATATAGCTGTATTAGACTTTTCAGCAATGTATCCAAGTATAATGATGAAGTATAACATAGGTCCAGATACCCTTGTAAAAGATCCTGAGATATGCAAAGAGGATAAATGTTTTGAGGCTCCAGAGACGGGATATAAATTTGTTAAAGAGCCTTCAGCATTCTTTAAAATAGCTCTAGAGATATTGGTTAAGGCTAGAAAGATTGTTAGGGAGCAGCTGAAGAAATATTCTGTAGACTCTATAGAGTATAGAGTTCTTGATGCAAGACAGAGAGCTTTAAAGATACTTGCAAATGCATGTTATGGCTATATGGGTTGGGTGGGAGCTAGATGGTATTGCCGTGAATGTGCTGAAGCTGTTACAGATTTTGGTAGAGAGACTATTAGAAAAGCTATAGATATAGCTAGAAATCTAGGTCTAGCTGTTATATATGGCGATACAGATTCTCTATTCGTTAAATACGATAAGGAGAAGATAGATAAGCTGATAAAAACTGTTGAGGATGTATTAGGGCTTGAGATAAAGATTGATAAGATATATAGAAGAGTATTCTTTACAGAGGCAAAGAAGAGATACATTGGTTTAACAGATGATGGAAGAATAGATGTTGTTGGATTTGAAGCTGTTAGAGGTGATTGGGCAGAGATAGCTAAGGAGCTACAGGAGAAGACAGCAGATATAGTTCTAAAGACTATGGATCCAAAGAAAGCTGTAGAATTTGTTAGAAATGAGATTGAGAAATTGAGGAAAGGTGTGAGTGAGGGCTCTATACCAATAGATGGATTCATTATATGGAAGACAATTACAAAACCATTAAAGGAATATGAAGTTGATGCTCCACATGTAGTAGCAGCTAAATATCTTGAGAAAGCTGGGTATAGGGTTGAGGTAGGTGATAAGATAGGATATGTAATTATAAGGGGAAGTGGGAAGATATCTGATAGAGCAAGACCATATATAAATGTTGATGTTAGAGATATAGATATAGATTACTATATAGAGCATCAGATAATCCCAGCTGTTATAAGAATACTTGGATACTTTGGTATTACTGAGAAACATCTTAAAACTGTTGGAAGAACTGGAAGATCATTGTTTGACTATAGAAAATAG